The proteins below come from a single Xyrauchen texanus isolate HMW12.3.18 chromosome 1, RBS_HiC_50CHRs, whole genome shotgun sequence genomic window:
- the LOC127620978 gene encoding CCAAT/enhancer-binding protein alpha-like, which translates to MEQTNLYEVAPRPLMTSLVQSQQNAYIYKDSATAGDLNEICENENSIDISAYIDPSAFNDEFLADLFHNSSKQEKLKLASGEYDYPHGATGTPGAQQMYGCMTNYMDSSKLEPIYDSPARMRPVAIKQEPREEDELRHSMPSTYHHSQHHPPHLSYLQHQIAHCAQTTMHLQPGHPTPPPTPVPSPHHLHNHLPGGSMKMGYRGKSKKHVDKNSTEYRLRRERNNVAVRKSRDKAKIRNVETQHKVIELSADNERLRKRVEHLTRELETLRGIFRQLPDGSFVKAMGNCA; encoded by the coding sequence ATGGAGCAAACAAACCTCTACGAGGTCGCTCCACGGCCACTGATGACCAGCCTTGTACAGAGCCAGCAAAACGCCTATATCTACAAAGACTCCGCCACCGCTGGAGACTTGAACGAAATCTGCGAGAACGAAAACTCCATCGACATCAGCGCGTACATTGACCCCTCTGCCTTTAACGACGAGTTCCTGGCGGACCTATTCCATAACAGCTCCAAACAAGAAAAACTCAAGCTGGCTAGTGGAGAGTACGATTACCCCCACGGCGCCACTGGCACACCGGGGGCCCAGCAAATGTACGGCTGCATGACCAACTACATGGATTCTTCCAAACTGGAACCGATCTACGACAGTCCAGCACGAATGAGACCCGTAGCCATCAAGCAAGAGCCCCGGGAGGAAGACGAGCTTCGCCACTCGATGCCATCAACATACCACCACTCTCAACACCACCCGCCGCATCTGTCTTACCTTCAGCATCAGATTGCGCACTGTGCGCAAACCACCATGCACCTCCAACCGGGGCATCCCACACCTCCCCCGACCCCCGTGCCCAGCCCGCACCACTTACACAACCACCTGCCGGGGGGCTCCATGAAAATGGGCTATCGGGGAAAATCTAAGAAACACGTCGACAAGAACAGCACCGAGTATCGGCTGAGGAGGGAGCGCAACAACGTAGCCGTGCGCAAGAGCCGGGACAAGGCGAAAATACGCAACGTGGAGACGCAACATAAAGTGATCGAATTGTCGGCGGATAACGAAAGACTGCGCAAGAGGGTGGAACACCTCACACGAGAACTGGAGACGTTACGGGGCATCTTCAGGCAGCTTCCCGACGGATCGTTTGTCAAAGCCATGGGCAACTGCGCCTAA
- the LOC127622581 gene encoding CCAAT/enhancer-binding protein gamma-like: MSKQLQQKISNTDQNGVSVIQNQPHNSAVNTAGTAGLQQVPQLIPESPGGGGKATPPSKMKKSSMDKESDEYRQRRERNNLAVKKSRMRSKQKAQDTQQRVNELKEENERLEAKIKLLSKELSVLKDLFLEHAHNLADNVQPPASGGGPGDLCNNNNNNSGSNGSSQ, encoded by the exons ATGAGCAAGCAGCTGCAACAGAAGATATCCAACACAGATCAGAACGGTGTCAGTGTCATACAGAATCAGCCACATAACAGTGCCGTAAACACTGCAGGAACAGCAGGGCTACAGCAG GTTCCTCAGTTAATCCCAGAGAGTCCCGGAGGTGGGGGTAAGGCCACACCACCCAGCAAGATGAAGAAGTCCAGTATGGATAAAGAGAGCGACGAGTACCGCCAACGGAGAGAACGCAACAACCTGGCAGTAAAGAAGAGTCGCATGCGTAGTAAGCAGAAGGCACAGGACACCCAGCAACGTGTCAATGAGCTGAAGGAGGAGAATGAAAGACTGGAGGCCAAAATTAAATTGCTCAGCAAAGAACTGAGTGTGCTCAAAGACCTTTTTCTAGAGCATGCTCATAACCTTGCGGATAACGTGCAGCCCCCTGCCTCTGGTGGAGGCCCCGGAGATctctgcaacaacaacaacaacaacagtggcaGTAATGGCAGCAGCCAGTGA